Proteins encoded together in one Chaetodon auriga isolate fChaAug3 chromosome 20, fChaAug3.hap1, whole genome shotgun sequence window:
- the LOC143339261 gene encoding monocarboxylate transporter 12-B-like: MVDGKERTGVASPLDGGWGWVIVGCCFMVTVCTRAVTRCVSIFFVEFQAHFGTDYSATAWIHSLMDCTTMLCAPVGSLVGNRWSCRVAVMLGGLLSSSGLLLSSFSTSLELLYLSMGVLTGLGFALCYTPAIAMVGCYFRQRKALAYGIAMSGSGIGTFVLAPAVQLLIELYSWRGALLVLSAFVANLCVCGALLRPITLREEGAEGEEKEPVREEKAGNFSSKDAELALKLSKDSEDSLLSSGKSLSLPLPLLSGDPAPQLQRRRCFNFCFLSSKEYRFLLLPGFLGLALSFLFLAGGCSLPFVYLVPYALSVGVSHQQAAFLMSILGVIDIMGNITFGWLTDRRCLKPFRLACYVSTVAMEGVCCLFVPLLQSFPLLVSFAVLYGYFDGAYVALIPVVTSDLVGAQYLSSALGVVYFLHAIPYLVSPPIGGWLVDITGSYTATFFLGGAAMLASSLVLTTVAGIRRCHRRVTAIAKDTQHKPLPPILPDQSKCFVTFNKEDVSQADTL; encoded by the exons ATGGTTGATGGGAAGGAGCGGACTGGCGTGGCATCGCCTCTGGACGGAGGATGGGGCTGGGTGATCGTCGGCTGCTGCTTCATGGTGACGGTCTGCACACGAGCAGTGACCAG gtgtgtctcCATCTTCTTCGTGGAGTTTCAGGCTCATTTTGGAACCGACTACTCTGCCACAGCCTGGATCCACAGCCTGATGGACTGCACCACCATGCTGTGTG ctcctGTTGGCAGCCTGGTTGGGAACCGGTGGTCCTGCAGGGTGGCTGTGATGCTCGGTGggctcctgtcctcctctgggctcctcctcagctccttcagcaccagTCTGGAGCTCCTCTACCTCAGCATGGGCGTCCTGACAG GTCTGGGCTTCGCTCTCTGTTACACGCCGGCCATCGCCATGGTTGGCTGTTACTTCCGCCAGCGGAAGGCGCTGGCGTACGGCATCGCCATGTCGGGCAGCGGGATCGGCACCTTCGTGTTGGCGCCGGCGGTGCAGCTGCTCATCGAGCTGTACTCGTGGAGGGGGGCGCTGCTCGTCCTCAGCGCCTTTGTGGCCAACCTGTGCGTGTGCGGGGCTCTGCTCCGACCAATCACGCTGCgggaggagggggcagagggagaggagaaggagccagtgagggaggagaaagCTG GTAACTTCTCGTCAAAGGACGCCGAGCTCGCACTAAAACTGTCCAAAGACTCAGAGGACAGCCTTTTGTCGTCAGGCAAATCTTTGTCTTTGCccctgcctctgctgtcaggaGACCCCGCccctcagctgcagaggaggcgGTGCTTCAACTTCTGCTTCCTGTCCAGTAAGGAGTACcgtttcctgctgctgccgGGCTTCCTGGGCCTGGCCCTGTCCTTCCTGTTCCTGGCTGGCGGCTGCAGCCTCCCCTTCGTCTACCTGGTGCCCTACGCTCTGAGCGTGGGAGTCAGCCACCAGCAGGCCGCCTTCCTCATGTCCATCCTGGGAGTCATCGACATCATGGGCAACATCACCTTCGGCTGGCTGACGGACAGGAG GTGTTTGAAGCCGTTCCGTCTGGCGTGTTACGTTTCCACGGTGGCGATGGAGGGTGTCTGCTGCCTCTTCGTGCCGTTGCTCCAGTCCTTCCCGCTCCTCGTGTCCTTCGCCGTCCTCTACGGTTACTTTGACGGCGCCTACGTGGCGCTGATCCCCGTGGTGACGTCGGACCTGGTGGGAGCGCAGTACCTGTCCTCGGCGCTGGGCGTGGTCTACTTCCTCCACGCCATCCCCTACCTCGTCAGCCCGCCAATTGGAG GTTGGCTGGTCGACATCACAGGAAGTTACACGGCCACCTTCTTCCTCGGTGGTGCCGCCATGCTGGCCAGCTCGCTCGTCCTCACCACTGTTGCCGGGATACGCCGCTGCCACCGCCGGGTGACCGCCATCGCCAAGGATACCCAGCACAAACCCCTCCCCCCAATCCTGCCCGACCAATCAAAATGCTTCGTCACCTTCAACAAAGAGGACGTCAGTCAGGCAGACACCTTGTAG